The nucleotide sequence CTCGCTGGGGCCGGAGCCCACGAGGGCGGTGGGGAAGGGGAACTGGCCTTCCCCCAGGGCGTGGGCGCCGGCCACCAGCTCCCCAATCTTCTCCACCAAACTGTGCCGGTTGGCAGCCAGCTGTTggtcctcctcttcctcagcgGAGAGGTGCTGGCCGGCCCCGGGGTAGACAGAGATCTCCATGGCACCGCCACCCCAGGCAGTGTTGGGAAGGCTCAGCCGCTTGGGCGAAGCTTTGGCAAAATCCAGGGGGTTCGGAGAGGCATCGTCGGCGTAGAAGACGCACTCCTCACTGCCCACCCGCGTGGGGCCAGCGTAGCCGGGCGAGTCGGGCACCGTGGGGGTCTTCACAGGGACGATGGGGGGTCGGATGGGGATGGGGCCAGCGTTGGAGAGCGTACGGCGGACCGAGGGCTTGGTGGAGGGCGTGCGGCGGATGGTGGCCACCCCCGGGGTGGTGCCGGCCGGTAGGTTGGTGCCGGTGGGCAGCCCAGCGGTGGAGGCAGGACGCTTGGTCTGGATCATCCGCCGGTAGTTCTGGGCGATGTTGCTGTTGCGTGGGATGGTGGAGGACTTGTCGAAATCACTCTGGGGGTCACACTCCACGTCACCGTTCACTGAGTAGCAGTCGTAGTCGGagcctggggagggagcagcaccaTCAGTGTGGATGGAGAGGCAGCGGGGGCCAAGCCCAACCATGCCACCAaagccagccccagccaccTCCATCACAGCACAACAGCAACCAAATTCAAGTGCCATGATCGTCACACAACCACTACTGTCCCAGTCATTGGTGGCACAACTTGCTCACCatcaaaaccaaacaccaccacTGGAACGAAACCTCAATCACCCCAACCATCACACTGAAATCGCAACCAAACCCAACTGTCACCATCACAACCACCTCAGCCACGGCCATCACAACACGATCACAGCCAACCTCCACTGTCACCACCACGTGCTCATAACTGGCTCAGCCATCATCACACCAACATCACGACAGACGTGGTTACTTCATCTCCAACTACCGTCTCTGTTGCCATCACCTACCCTCTGCCACAATCTCCACCTGTACTCAacctctgcacacagacacatcAACACATCACCACAAACCATAACCTGTTACAGCACTTCCTGGCACAACTGCACCCACTGAGTCCCAGCTAACACCCAAATAACCATGAAAAGCTGTGATTATTTGTGGTACCCCACCAGCCCCTACACAGTACGAGCACAGCCCAATGCTATGACACCCAGAGCACACAAATGTGCCTCAGGACCACCAAAATTTGTGCTGTACACCTTCCCACTCTAAGTGCCATTTCAGGTGGTCCCAGGTACCCCCTGTGCCAGTACCTTGGGAAGGGATGGTGTCCTCAGAGCAGGAGGGGGTGGTGGTCTGCGTGCTGTAGCCACTGGAGTACTGCAGCGAGTCCCGGCTGCTCTTCTGGTGCTCCAAGCTCAGCCCACGGGTCAAGACCATGGCCAGGTCACTGGCGGCAGGGGACACCTCCTCCCCATGCTGCTGGGGCAAGGGGCACTATCAGCACCCTGGTTCCTCCTCTGGGagtccccaggagccccccacCTCTGcgccctccctgctgcagccggTACCTTGGCGGCAATTGTAGCCGGTGACATCCGGGGCCTGGGAGCATCCTCAGCACCGACGCCTGGGTACCCCCCAGCAGGAGAGCCCATCTCGGCCTCCCGCAGGTGCTCCACACGGTCCTTGCGCCGCTGCAGGGTGGGGACCACTGGCTGGTCATAGGGGCTGGCCTTGGACCAGTCCTGCAACGGGCAAGGCATGCGGTTCATGCTGGTGACACTGGAACTGTGAGTGTGGCAGGAGGGGTCTCAAGCTGACGTTCCCCGTTTCGAGCCATGGGTGCTGCTCAGGATGCCCTGCCCCATGCAGGAATGGAGGGGAGGGTCTGGGGGCTGAACCCCATGAAGTGAGGGGGGAAACGTGTGAAATGCAACCCTGATGGGATGGCAAGGACTAACCGAGGTGGGGGAGCTGCACTCGCTAACTGACTGGCAGGTTTCGGATGCCTCTGAGGACGCCGAGCTGGAGGACTTCTGCTGTGCCGTGACGAGCCGAGAGCCAGAAGGTGAGAGAAGAGGCAGTTAGCAAGCAAAGCCAGAGCCATGATCCCAGTTagagcagcacccacagctcccctggaTGAGCAAggcccccagccctcctcccctctggcGCTGGATGCAGGATGGCAAGCAGGATGTGACCTCGGCAGTGGGGTCGGTCAAGAATTAGGATGATGCACTGCCCCAACCCTTCCCCATTCTCACCCCAAGCCGAGCAAAGCCAACAGGTATTTTGGGGAGTGGGGACCTTGCTGGGTTGGTGATGCCAGGTTAGTGTGGACAGGTGGGAATGGCAATTCCCTGGGGATCCTGGAGCATCCTTGGCACTGGGGATGGTGCAGCATGAAGGGGAAGCTTTGCTCCATGCTGCCTGGTGGGTGACTGGCACAAACTGGGTATTATGGGGCTGCGGTGATGGGGAAACAccctgtgccccatccctggcggAATTCAGGGATGGGGTTTCTCTGTCGTGCGGCCCAGGATGCCCCCAGGTATGGCAGACACCATATTCCCAGTATTTTTTTCCCGTGATGCCAACACAGATGGAAATACTGAGGGTGGGTGTCATCACCTCTGCACCGGGCCCTTGTGGTGCACCCAGCACCACCCACCCATTCTACGGAagaagaaactgaggcacggaaGTCGGCAGCAGGGCCCACCCTCCCTGTACCTGGCTGGTGATGTCCGAGGGCATGGGGGAAGGCGGTTTGGAGTAAGCGGCGTCCTGGGAGATGAAGCCGGAGTCGTGGGAGGAGACGCTGGAGAGGCGGGTGGCGGCGGcagggggctgtgccaggctgcgGTAGCGATAGGTGGAACTGGGTGAGCAGGTCTGAGCCCCGCCGGGCCACGCCATGCCACCCTTGGCACTGCTAACGCTGCTGGGGGGGCGCCGGGGGGACGGGGACACGCCGGTGGGGAggacaaaggaaggaaaagacagTTTAAGACAGAGGTTCGGAGGTGGCAGGATGGCCAGCAGCCTGCCACACATCCCAACctagggaaactgaggcacggagTCCTCCTGGGGTAGTCCCTTTGACGCCAGGGGTGGCCCTGTGGCAGGgaacaggctggggacaggacagaggtgGTATGCTTGCCCCCAGACACTCATGCACAGCACACATCGACCCCAGGCCCCCATCCTGCCCCACAGGtccaccagccctgcccagtgcaCCAAGACCAATTCCTTCATATTAATGGGAGCCACTTGCCCATGTGGACATGAGAAGGTGGACATGCACCTTGTGAGCATCCCCAAAGGCCGTAAGCATCATTAACCCACTGAGGTTAACGAAGAGGTCTGGATTTCCTGGCTGTGGTTGGGTGTGGAGCCCACCTCACCATACCTGCACATGCTGGACTTgcgggagctggagctgctgggcgAGGACGGTGGCGTCTGGTAGGACCAGCTGTAGTCAGAGCCCTTCAGGTCCTTGATCACCTGCAGGAAAGATTGGGTCTAAGTCCTCCTAAAGATGCTCCCCTGCTCCCTTGACCCCTGGCTCGCCCCTACTGACCTGCTCACTGGCGGGGGGCAACTTGTGGGGCTCAGCGGTGAGCACCACCAGGTCCTCGATGATGCCCTGCAGGTGGGTGATCTCGCCCAGCATGGTGAGCTCCCCGTTCTGAGGACACACAGGAGAGAGCATCAGCACCCACTGGGCAGAAGCAGCAACCCCTGACCCTCCCAGCCCCCAACACTCAccaccacgggctgcaggaaGGTGATGAAGGTGCAGAAGCGGCCCCGCTCCTCGATGAGCGCTTTGCGGACCGCCTGCTTCTCcgtctcctccagcagcaggtaCATGTCATTGACATCCTGCAGGGCATTgtccagctggggctgcaggtccCCCTTCCCTGTGACATGGGGCACTGTCAGCGCTGGGCTCTCCTGGCACCCTCCCAGTCTGCTGGCGGTGCCACTGCCAAGCCAAGGCCATTCCCCCAGCTTGGGGACATCACCCCATCCTCACATTCCGGCAGATACCATAGGTCTCCCACTGTGCCCATATTCCTGGAAGGCCCAGGAGCACCctcaccccacagcagccctgggcagggggctcctctgccaccccatccccatccctggcacccGGGACCAGAGGATCCCTTGGGCTGCCACACGGGGGGGCTGGCATCGCCTCAGGATATGGGGTGCAGGCTAAGCTAAGCTAAAAGCAGGGTGAGGGTGGGAACAGGGAGCGGATggacggacagacagacagaggcTGGGGAGACTGGGGGAGAAGATGAGGAAGCAGAGAGGGGGCCGGTGGTGGGGGGCAGCAGTTCACTTACCAAGTAGCTCTACAGGAAGGAtgtggaggggagggaagagagaaggagacAGAGAAAACGTGTGAAAAGAGGCCAAAGGCTGGGGCGCGTGCCCCGCCTCCCCACCACCCTGGGGCCGTGCCCGCACCTCCCTTTCTACGGGGGGCAGCAGGACCCCCCTAGTGCCCACCCCCCAGTTGGCAGTGCCACAGCCGGGATACCGGCCCTGGCTAGGGGTGCTGCGGAGGGGCTGGTGGGGGCACCCCCCAGGAGACCCCCTCTCACCTTTGCGAGCCTTTTTCTGGAGCTTGAGGGTGTCAGAGGACTTTTTCTTGATCTCATGGCGTGCTCGCTTGTACTCTGGGGGTGCAGAAGTGCTGTCAGAGGGGAGCCCCGCCCAGCAGCCCAGCCGCCCCGCACGGATCCATCCCGTCTCCCTCGTACCTTTCGCATGGTCCTTGTCCAGCTGGTTGGCAGTTTTCTTCCAGTCCTCAATCCTGTCCTGCAAAGGGTTTATCAGGCTCTCCATGAGGGcgctggagcagggagagagaagcagagagTGTGGGGAGCGCCAGAGCCAGGGGGGAGCCATTCCCCCATCCCATGCCCAGCCAACATCCAGCATCCCCTTCTTCAGCAAAGGATGAGCCTGCCCAGGCCGTGTCACCAACGCCTGCAGGTTTGGAGCAAAGCTGATCCCGGTCCTGCTTACTTGGTGAACTGCCGGAGCTTGGCCTCGATGCTGCGGTGCCGCATGCACATCCGGGTCAGCGCCGAGCCAATGTCCCTTGTGGCACCTGGAGGGGAGCAAAGCGCCACTGAcaaggggcagggacacccccacagcagccccagcccagtttgtgcagtgggagcagggtggCTTGTGACAGGGACGAGCAGCGCTGGTTTGCACTGGACATTGGGGACACTTTATGCAGGGGGTGGCTTGTTTTTTTCCCACGATAAATCCACGAATAAATCATCACCCACTAACTAATACATGAAACACTAAATATCTCTTCTGGAGGCTTTGAAATTAGAACCCgctcccattttttttttctggtttgtctTAAATTTGGCACTGGGGGGCcaggggagggaaaggatgaGGTACTCTGGCTTAGTTCCAGGCAGTCAGCTCTGTTCCACACCTCCACGCACAATCTCGAGTGGATAAAAAGGGAATCCAAACTCCTCGGGGGGGATATTTGCGAGCAGCAGATAGCAGGAGCATCCTTTTTAGGTGAAACCGCTGTTAACGCTGAAGCCTAAGGATGGCCACatggtggcagtgctgctggcaaaTCCCAGGAAAAATGGCAATCAAAAATCCTTGGGTGCAAACTAAGGAGTGACATTCGGCCTTTCTCTCccctaaaaaaccctccaaaaacaCCTCCCCCCCTTTTGCAGGGGTTTTGGATGACATTCAGTCCCCCAGTGCTATGAAAATAGGGAACCCATGGGCCAGGGCCTTCCCTGCACTGGGGTAGTCTCCTAATCCAGCTCCTAATGCTCttatcccagctcctgctgcttctaATCCGATTCTCATGCACTGTGTGCaaggccagcagccagcccccacccagtgcctcagtttccccacagcgctgctctgcctcccaccctcccaAGAAGCCCTGCAGGTACAGCAGCACTACAGGGTGACACCGACTCCTGTGGTGCTggtccccagctgtccccagcattGCGCCTGTGCCTCCTCCTTGCTTtggctgcctgggctggcagagagctgggggAGCCCTAATCCCCTTGGTGCAGTGGGCTAGTGGGTTTGGAGGCAAAGCTGATCCTGGCTcaagctgctgcctcctcctcctcctcctcctcgcgTGGCTCCAGATGGCCTGGATGCCGCCAGTCTGCAAACCAGCCCGGGACCATCTGCTTGGCAGAAGCCAAGCGGTGGGAAGTGGCTCCTCGCTGCCAGCGGGCACCCGGAGAGGGTCTGGGGATCCTTCCCCTCACTCCCCAACAGTATGGGGGACCCCACGTGCAGCCTTGGCTCTTCAGTCACCTCTCTGGTGAGGTGGGGTTTCTCCCCAAAACAGGCGAGCTTGGATTCCTGGATTCCTCTCCAGCTAATTCCCCTCTCCTGGAGacccctggagcagccaggaccCCCCTGAGAACTTCCCAGGTGGGTGCCAGGGACAAGGAAGGTGGATTGTGCATCCCAGGGAGAGAGATGGGTGCAGGAGACCACAGTGTGGGGCTGAACCACCCTGAatgtcccagccccactggaAAATGTGGCTAAGCACCCACTGGTGGTGAGGAGTAGCACTCACATGGGtgccctcctccttccccctgcccacTCCATCTTTCCAATGCTGCTTCCCAGGGAATGATCCAGCTATGTGTGGGAACAGGTTGGACATCTCTCTGGGGATGGTGAAGCTGCTGCTTGAAGTCCACCCCAGAAATGTGGGCAGGGGACATCCCACAGGGGACACTCAGCACCTGTCCCCCTGCCCAGACAAGCCTGGGGACACCCACCCCCAGGAGAGAGGACCCTACCTCGGGTGTTGGTGGCCATGTCGGCCACTTTCTGGAAGGCATCCAGGAAGGCAACTGCGGCCAGCACCGTGGTCCTGaggcagagagagcagggagggacacaCTCAGTGAGTGTGGGACACACCAGGATGTGCCAAGGAAGAAGGGGGTCCCCCATGTCCCACTGCCTCTGTGGTCACTCACCTGAGCTGGGAGTGCAGCTTGGTGGCCTTCGAGTTGAAATCCTCCCATATGGGGTAGGAGCTCTGCAAGAAGGAGAGGTGACGGTGAGAGACAGGGCCCCTCATCCCCTGCTTGCTtctccagccagggcagggcccctCTTCACTAGTGCAGAGAGACAGCTCAATAGCTTCTCTGATGGCTAATAGAGGCTGAGCACAactcttttccctcctgcttttttccctttccagtcTGGCCACCCAAACTTAGAGACCACGGAGACCTCAGGATTTTGAGTGATCTCTTCCTCATGGGGGTCAAGGTAGGTTATAGGTTTGGAAATTTGAGGgcatgaaatgaaaaatctttaAGACTCTGGCTAGCAGTAGAGGAGACACCCCCAGCACCCGCAGCTTCCCCCCAAAGCACCATCATGGagagctccagccccacagatGGGAGCCCCAGTCCTCACCTCCCCTGAGCCCAAAGACcgacagggcaggaggggaggtcGGGGTCCCCAAAGCCATGAATGGGGCAgctgtgtggggacagggacagggcacaggttAGGGTGGAGGCCACCCTAGTGCTGTCCCAATGAGGCCAACTCTGGTGCCATCCTGGCAAGGTCACCTGTGCAAGACCAGTCCCACTGCCCCTTGTAACAAGGCTATTCCAGGGTTGTCCTGGCATTCCAGTGAAGTCATCCCAGGGTAGTCCCAGTGCCACCATTCCAGCAAGGccatcccagggctgtgctgctgccaccatccCAGCGaggctgtcccagtgccactgTTTCAACAAGACTCTCTTTGGGCTTTCCCAGTGAAGCCAGTCCCAGTAGACCATGCTGGTGCCATTCCAGTGAGGACTCTCCCAGTAATGCCAGCTGCAGCACCATCCCAGCAAGGCCATACTGGTGCCATCACAACAAGGCTGATCCTGATCCACCACACAGTGAGGCCATCCTGGTGTCACCATCCCAGCAAGGCCAGTCCACGTTGTCCTGGTGAGGTTAATCCTGGTGCTGTCTTGACAAGgccatcccagtgccagccttGCATGGCCAGTACCAGTGCCATCATTCTAGTGAAGCTATCCAGGTGCCACCATCCTGGCAAGGCCATTCCAATGCTGTTCCAGTGAAGCTGGTCCCAGTGCTACTATCCCAGCAAAGCCATCCCAGTTGGGCCAGTCCTGGTGTCATCATCCTGGTGAAGCCATGCCGGTGCTGCCATCCTAGCAAGGTCAATCCTGGTCCTGTTGTCCCAGTGACAAAATCCTGGTGCTATCCTGGTGTCATCATCCGAGCAGTGACAGGCGTCTGTAAACTCCCCTAGGACAGCCACCAGGCTGGGACATGTACATCACCACACATCCCCTTGGGCACTATGGCTTGGTGGCAGCTTTGGGGACAAGGTTTGCATTGAGGGGGCATGAGACCAGCCCAGCATTATTTTTTGGGACCACAAAAGTCCCTATTTCTTCATGAGTCAGCAAAGAAAGGGTTTGAGGGTGCCACTTCACACACCGCTTGTAGCAGTGACCCTCTGGTTGTTGGTCCCCAGGGACTGTCACTGCCAGAGGGCTGGGCCACCATTCCTGGGCCATTGTCCCCAGGCCACCTTCCTTGGCCACCCTGGGCAGGGCAAGTGAGGCTCCCCTGCAGAAGGGAGCAGGTTGTGATGCCCCCAAACCCCTGTGATGCCAGGCATGAGGAGGATGGGGAAGAGGACAATGGGGACAAGGACATGCCAAGGTCATTCAGGGACACTGAGAGGAGAGGTAACAGGAATGGAGCCAGCTTAGGGACTGTCACCAACAAACAAATTCTCCCCACCACAGGCCAAGGGGTGCTGAAAAAGCCATCCACCACCAAAATAAGGTCCCTTTGCcctgtggccagcacaggggtcCCAGCCATAGGACCATAAGCACATCACTGCCCTTCAATGCCAGCAGTTCTTCAAGCAGAGTTACTTGTCCCCAGTGCCCGTGCCAGGACACCCACATGGCTGGACAATGGGGACAGCACACCCTCAGGTCACactcagctggagctgtgcagggcacgagctgagccccagctgtAGTGTGGTaggattttccctctttttcatcatttttctttcatttttcccacCTTCAAATGGAATGAAATTGAATCCAGCCGGTTTCCTTGGGTGAGGGGTTCCCAGTCCAACTGCATCTGGATGGTGCTGGGCATGGCACTGGGAGATGACAGCTCCGGGCTGGCTTATCCCCTCTGAAGCCTCAGCGGGGgaatggggaaactgaggcagggacTGCCCCCACCTCCCCCATGGGAGTGTAGGACCCAGCCAGGAGAGGGTGGCTGGAGTGAAGGCATTTGGAGGAGGGAGGCGATCATCCCAGCACTCGTTTCCCACCAGCCCTGGatcccactgccctggggagagTTAGGATTTTCTCTCTGGAGTTtttctcccagccctgaggcACAGTCCGGCTGCAGAGCCACCACTGCCCCTCGAAGGGGTTAATCTTCCcagaaaagcttttatttttttttatcccccctcccctcctttgGCAATGACAGCATTGTCTGGACGGGTCTGCAGCatgaagagaggaagaggaggaggaggaggaggaggaggaggaagagagctTTTGCCTCCCAAAAATGACTAAACCCCAGcgctggagctggctgtgggaATTTCGGCCCCTCGAGATGAAGGAACATGGCTGGTCCCCTCCTCACCACTCAGCCCTTACTCAGAAATAATGCCCCCCAgcattttgaatttatttttttgaaatgaaaacaaacaaacaaaaaggattttttaaacatggccccatcctgctcccagggagggtGGAGGCAATATCCTCTTCCCGGGTTAGGAAATGGGATCAAGGAGCTGGGGGACATTTTTGTTCCACTGGTTTCAACCCCACGGGGtccagcagaaatccaggcTGGGCATGGGGTGGGGCAGGGACAACATGATGCCTGAAATGGGTGGCAATGCCCGGTGTGGGGCCAGTGGTAGCGGGCGAGGGACAGTGACGCCTGGTCTGTGTCACCCGACAGGGGCTCTGGCACCTGGGGATGGATACAGGGCTGATAAGGAGCCAGGATGCCCAGTATGGGCTCCAAAGCCCAGTGCAGGGCCCCGATGCACATTACGGGGTTGATGTGGGGCTCTGGCACCCAATGTGAGACCTCGATGCCCAACACAGTGCTCTGATACCCAGTGAAGGATAACAGGGCAGATATAGGGCTGCAACGCCCAGAATGGGGCTCCAACAGCCAGTGACGGATCTGGGGATCATGTGGGGCTGCAATCCCCAGGATGGAGCTCCAGTATCCAACGGTGGATATAGAGATGATGGGGGGCTGCGGTCTCCAGGGCTCCGATGCCCAACACAGAGCTCCCATGCCCAGTAAGGGGCGGATGTGGGGCTCTGGCAACCCGCGCCGGGCTCCGACAGCCGATGCGGGACCCCGGCGCTCGCTGTGAGGCTGATGTTCGGGCTCCGATACCCGATGCGGGTGTCAATCCCCATCTCGcggctgggcagcagagcctcGCACCCACCGCGAGAGCGGCaccggcggcggcagcgcgggggctgcctggggaagcCGGGCGATGGGGGAACGGTGCGGGGGGAGCGCTGTCACGACAGCAAAACCCGGGTGCGGGGGGGATCCCCTACCTTCATGTCGTTGATGATGGCTTGGAAGAGGCCGCCGAGGGCTCCGCACTCCTTCTCCGCCGTCTCCATCGCGGCGCTGCGGcagcccggggcgggcggcgccgccGGGGGAGGCCGCGGCGGCGGGCCAGGCTcagcggcggcggggggcgggcggcgcccgggcggcggcggcggcggggggggcacagcggcggagcggcggcggagcCGGGCGGGGCATCgcccccctgcctccctccttccctccctccctgtcgCCCTCCGCGGGTGCTGCGCGGACCCGCCGCCCCCTGGCagcggcggagcggagcggagcggggcgcggGGAGCTCGGCCCGGGGCGGtggcgggggcggggcggggcgggcgctgcgcGGCACAtgcgccgcccgccgcgggccgggggctgcgggcggcgggGGGGACGGTCGGGTCAGCTCCAGGGGTGCTCCGGGAGCCGCTGCGGGCAACCTGCAGGACACGCAGGGTGACGGAGAGGGGGCAGCCCCCGTGGCTCTCGGGGATGCTCTTGGCGCGGGATCGGGGAGCAACACTGGTTGGACTGGTGGACGCAGGACTACAGCGGAGGGAAACCCGAGGGATACCTGGAGATGCGGCACTGgtgggggcagcactggggtttGCTCCCGTGGCGGGTAGGAACCCCCAGGGATTATTATCTTGGGGTgctgggtgaggagcaggagagcaCCAGGGAGTATGTGAAGACACTGCACTTGGAAATGCCATGGGATGCCAGGGGGCAGTCCCAGACCTCGGGAGGCGCAGGGGGGATGCTGCCTCTCCCCAAAGGCTGTTTGACCCCCATTGCCTTCCTGACCCTCGAAGATGTGCTGGAGGGTGAAGTCCCTCTGCAGCAGTTACACGACAGCTCTGAAATGTGTCTGTGCACTCCATTATCATGGGGCCATGGGAAATGCACGGCCTGTCAGCAGACAACCCTTCCCACGGCCATCCCAAGGCCCCAGTCCCAGCCTCCTGGGATCTGGGGGTGCCAGGCTGAACCCCAGCAAACCTCCCTGCCCCTCGCAGTGCAACGACACTCAGCTGGGGCAAGGGCTTCAGCCTGAGCCACCTATTCCCCCTCCTGCCAGAAAAGTAGTCTTGATCCTATGCTGATGATGCCCACGCTGCTCTGGACGGTGTTGGTCAAGAGCCACCCATAAGGAAACAATTACGGCTCAGCACTCCAGCAGCCGGCTGGAATTTCTCTCCATAAACTCAGTCCCTCAGTGCAGagaggctgctcagcagcaatGAGCTCGGCAGGAGTGAGGCAGAGCCCGCCCGACCCACACTGACAATGACCCAGGGGTCCAGCAATGGGTAACCCCCAGCACCCCGAGAAACCGGCTGCCTCGAGAAGCCACTGCTCACACATCCTGGAGGGCTGGCTGTTAAAATTAACCCGCCGTGACTGGGTCTGGAAAGCCCTTTCCCGGGAATGACAGGAATGTCTTTATCCTGGCCAAAGCAGCGCCGGTATGGGGCTGTTTGGGGAACCCACTGCCAGAGACAGTCTTCCTTGTAAACAGGCCAGAAGCCATAAAAACTCCACGAATTCCTCCAGTCCCCCTTTTCCTGGGATCAAGCGAGGGCCTGAAACATGCAGGGGATGCAATGGTGTCCCCCAAaccacagcagcctggcacgTGCCGGGgtccctcagtgccacaggaCAGGATGAAGGCAATGCTGGCGGCTGCTCAGGGCCAGGAAAATGCCTGTCACTGTGCTGCGGTTTCGTGACCGTGGCCTGGAAgaatttcagtgattttttttttttcctgctgggaagaaGAGCAGGCGGAGAAGTCCTGATTGCTGGCGAGCCAacgtggcagggctgggccagcaCGGGGCACAGGGTCAAGCAAGATGCTCCATGCCATCCCCTGCCCTTGCTGGGTTTTTTGCTCCACTTGGGAACTATGACAGGAAGCCCAGCAACAAGGAATGGGCTGTTCTGCattgcttgtttattttatcATGGGGAGCTTAATGCAGGAACAAGGAATGGAGTCTGGGGTTAGGTCCACtggtccccgtgtcccctcgtGCCAGCTGGGAGTTGAAACAGTGCAGTTGTCCCTGCCAAGCACCAGGGACTCAGAGAGGATGTGTGAATGCAGGGAGGGGGCTGTCAGGCACAGGAGTGTCTCCCCGAGTGAGATGCCTCTGGTGACCTCCAGCAGGGCCCCGGAACCAGAGGGTGGAAGTCAGGGTGGTGAGAGGTGGCTGGCAGCCCCGTGTGCTTGTTTTCCAGGGCGGAAGGCCAGGGGTTGCTCCCgtcttcccttcccctcctccggtgctgctggcagcaggctggACGCTCAGCTGACTGTCACGGGGAAGGCATTAGCAAAGCAAAGGGGAGTTTCCTTGCCCCATTGCAAGAGAAGATGAGGTGCTTTACCCTGGCCCCTTCCTCAAGCAACCCTTCCCCACATccccccagcacccacaggagaggctgggcacagcctgagggtccctcctcatccacagacagagcagaggggaaaaccAGCCCTGTGTTGAGCGCTGGCCCATCTCCATTAAACCCACCAGATCCTCTGGTGGCCAGCAACTGGTGTGCCTGTT is from Prinia subflava isolate CZ2003 ecotype Zambia chromosome 13, Cam_Psub_1.2, whole genome shotgun sequence and encodes:
- the MTSS2 gene encoding protein MTSS 2 isoform X8 — encoded protein: METAEKECGALGGLFQAIINDMKSSYPIWEDFNSKATKLHSQLRTTVLAAVAFLDAFQKVADMATNTRGATRDIGSALTRMCMRHRSIEAKLRQFTNALMESLINPLQDRIEDWKKTANQLDKDHAKEYKRARHEIKKKSSDTLKLQKKARKGKGDLQPQLDNALQDVNDMYLLLEETEKQAVRKALIEERGRFCTFITFLQPVVNGELTMLGEITHLQGIIEDLVVLTAEPHKLPPASEQVIKDLKGSDYSWSYQTPPSSPSSSSSRKSSMCSVSSAKGGMAWPGGAQTCSPSSTYRYRSLAQPPAAATRLSSVSSHDSGFISQDAAYSKPPSPMPSDITSQKSSSSASSEASETCQSVSECSSPTSDWSKASPYDQPVVPTLQRRKDRVEHLREAEMGSPAGGYPGVGAEDAPRPRMSPATIAAKHGEEVSPAASDLAMVLTRGLSLEHQKSSRDSLQYSSGYSTQTTTPSCSEDTIPSQGSDYDCYSVNGDVECDPQSDFDKSSTIPRNSNIAQNYRRMIQTKRPASTAGLPTGTNLPAGTTPGVATIRRTPSTKPSVRRTLSNAGPIPIRPPIVPVKTPTVPDSPGYAGPTRVGSEECVFYADDASPNPLDFAKASPKRLSLPNTAWGGGAMEISVYPGAGQHLSAEEEEDQQLAANRHSLVEKIGELVAGAHALGEGQFPFPTALVGSGPSEETPAPPPAASMDPPAEDMLVAIRRGVRLRRTVTNDRSAPRIS
- the MTSS2 gene encoding protein MTSS 2 isoform X4, whose product is METAEKECGALGGLFQAIINDMKSSYPIWEDFNSKATKLHSQLRTTVLAAVAFLDAFQKVADMATNTRGATRDIGSALTRMCMRHRSIEAKLRQFTNALMESLINPLQDRIEDWKKTANQLDKDHAKEYKRARHEIKKKSSDTLKLQKKARKELLGKGDLQPQLDNALQDVNDMYLLLEETEKQAVRKALIEERGRFCTFITFLQPVVNGELTMLGEITHLQGIIEDLVVLTAEPHKLPPASEQVIKDLKGSDYSWSYQTPPSSPSSSSSRKSSMCSVSSAKGGMAWPGGAQTCSPSSTYRYRSLAQPPAAATRLSSVSSHDSGFISQDAAYSKPPSPMPSDITSQKSSSSASSEASETCQSVSECSSPTSDWSKASPYDQPVVPTLQRRKDRVEHLREAEMGSPAGGYPGVGAEDAPRPRMSPATIAAKHGEEVSPAASDLAMVLTRGLSLEHQKSSRDSLQYSSGYSTQTTTPSCSEDTIPSQGSDYDCYSVNGDVECDPQSDFDKSSTIPRNSNIAQNYRRMIQTKRPASTAGLPTGTNLPAGTTPGVATIRRTPSTKPSVRRTLSNAGPIPIRPPIVPVKTPTVPDSPGYAGPTRVGSEECVFYADDASPNPLDFAKASPKRLSLPNTAWGGGAMEISVYPGAGQHLSAEEEEDQQLAANRHSLVEKIGELVAGAHALGEGQFPFPTALVGSGPSEETPAPPPAASMDPPAEDMLVAIRRGVRLRRTVTNDRSAPRIS
- the MTSS2 gene encoding protein MTSS 2 isoform X2, with the protein product METAEKECGALGGLFQAIINDMKSSYPIWEDFNSKATKLHSQLRTTVLAAVAFLDAFQKVADMATNTRGATRDIGSALTRMCMRHRSIEAKLRQFTNALMESLINPLQDRIEDWKKTANQLDKDHAKEYKRARHEIKKKSSDTLKLQKKARKELLGKGDLQPQLDNALQDVNDMYLLLEETEKQAVRKALIEERGRFCTFITFLQPVVNGELTMLGEITHLQGIIEDLVVLTAEPHKLPPASEQVIKDLKGSDYSWSYQTPPSSPSSSSSRKSSMCSSVSSAKGGMAWPGGAQTCSPSSTYRYRSLAQPPAAATRLSSVSSHDSGFISQDAAYSKPPSPMPSDITSQKSSSSASSEASETCQSVSECSSPTSDWSKASPYDQPVVPTLQRRKDRVEHLREAEMGSPAGGYPGVGAEDAPRPRMSPATIAAKHGEEVSPAASDLAMVLTRGLSLEHQKSSRDSLQYSSGYSTQTTTPSCSEDTIPSQGSDYDCYSVNGDVECDPQSDFDKSSTIPRNSNIAQNYRRMIQTKRPASTAGLPTGTNLPAGTTPGVATIRRTPSTKPSVRRTLSNAGPIPIRPPIVPVKTPTVPDSPGYAGPTRVGSEECVFYADDASPNPLDFAKASPKRLSLPNTAWGGGAMEISVYPGAGQHLSAEEEEDQQLAANRHSLVEKIGELVAGAHALGEGQFPFPTALVGSGPSEETPAPPPAASMDPPAEDMLVAIRRGVRLRRTVTNDRSAPRIS